From Acropora muricata isolate sample 2 chromosome 14, ASM3666990v1, whole genome shotgun sequence, one genomic window encodes:
- the LOC136897784 gene encoding piggyBac transposable element-derived protein 4-like — MASRIVFVDEQDIDEVFGGEDSDLDEQTSDSERSEGEGDRSDEENEREEESEEDDWVVGGIDQRRLNFTGDQGLRVQLPENPLFLDFFHLLFPDNLFDEIKSQTNKYTRQTIESLQQRDRLAQTSRFRSWPENGVTSGEIKPFLALIVAMGLVNQEDIRYYWSTHEVLSTPFFSQIMSRDKFMNILSFFHLSDNDSYVPRGQVGYNPVSKLGTTYSVVTEKFSSVWKPGLNACIDEGMISFRGKVHFKVYNPDKPDKYGVKSYQLCDSSNGYCCIFEIYTGVDPNPPSAKGKTCNEANATIHKCW; from the coding sequence atggcgtcTAGAATTGTGTTTGTAGACGAACAAGATATAGATGAAGTTTTTGGCGGAGAGGATAGCGATTTAGATGAACAGACAAGTGATTCTGAAAGAAGCGAAGGGGAAGGTGACAGGAGCGATGAAGAGAATGAAAGGGAAGAAGAAAGCGAAGAAGACGACTGGGTTGTTGGCGGCATTGACCAGCGAAGGCTCAACTTCACAGGTGATCAGGGCCTTCGCGTGCAGCTTCCAGAGAATCCGTTGTTCTTAGACTTCTTTCATCTCCTCTTCCCTGATAACTTATTTGATGAGATAAAGAgccaaacaaataaatacacaaGGCAAACGATCGAATCTTTGCAACAAAGAGATCGATTAGCACAGACCTCGCGCTTCAGAAGTTGGCCTGAGAATGGCGTGACATCAGGTGAGATAAAACCTTTTCTTGCTCTGATTGTTGCAATGGGACTGGTGAATCAAGAGGACATCCGATATTACTGGTCCACTCACGAAGTTTTATCAACTCCGTTTTTCTCTCAAATTATGTCAAGAGACAAATTTATGaacattttgtcattttttcactTGAGTGACAATGACAGTTATGTTCCTCGAGGACAGGTAGGGTATAACCCAGTCAGCAAGCTTGGTACTACATACAGTGTTGTCACTGAAAAGTTCTCAAGTGTTTGGAAGCCAGGATTGAATGCTTGCATTGATGAGGGAATGATTTCCTTCAGGGGAAAAGTTCATTTCAAAGTCTACAATCCAGACAAGCCTGATAAATATGGTGTGAAGTCCTATCAGTTGTGTGACTCCAGCAATGGCTACTGCTGTATCTTTGAAATTTACACTGGTGTAGATCCAAATCCACCCAGTGCTAAAGGCAAAACCTGTAATGAGGCTAATGCAACCATACATAAATGTTGGTAG